CTAGTTGAAAAATAAAGTTCTACAATTTTCCAGCAATATAGCGTATGTGCGCTTCACGTGGGGCGAAGAAACAAATTTGGAGGTTTTGTGTTACTATGTCTGAGTGCATGTAGTTTTTGTGCTTAAAAGTTTGCAGAAAATGTGGTTTTTGTTATAAATAGCCATATAAGTCGTGTTTTGTGAATTTTGCTTTAGTAACCGAGTTCAATATACACGGACTATAAAGATTATTTATTAGTTGTATGGTAAACGCCTGTAAGTAAAAATGCACAAATCTAAAGGTGCCACTACTATAGGTCCAAACCAGTATAATTAGTGCAAACTTAGTCTATCTGGCACATAAATATGGTATCTGATGTGCCTAGAGTGTCATGTATGTATGGAGCATTAGTTGATCAAGTGATTTGGAACTAAAGAGTAAAGACATGCTCAAAAATTTATAGATCCAAATGTGTCTAGATGACACTATGAGATAAGTTATGAACGGTTCCGGCATATTACTGGAACCAAACTGTATGGAAGCAGGAAGCCCGGTCCCACCCTTTCCACTGACTTGTGGGCCGGTCAATGAGCCCACATATCAGCGTCAGCACCTCCACGCTCCCCTCCTTCCTCCTCGCTTGTGTTCCCcatcccggcctcctctccGGCGCGAGCACATCGCTCCAACGACAACGCCCAGCGCCCACCGGCACCTCCTCTCCGCCCTCTCTATAAGAACCCCGGCCCTCACCAAGCCATGGCATTCCCAGGCAGGCTCTCTGCTTTCCCGCGCCAGAACAAGAGGATAGCTAGCCTGTGTCCGTGTGGTGTCCCCCCGGTCCTTGATCCGTCCGGCAGCATGACCATGGCACCCGCATGGCTCTCCGTTTCCCGCGCCCTCTCCCTCGACCGCGCCCCCACGAGCTGCTTCCGCCCTGAACAACCAGCTCGCCCTGTGGTTCCTGCCGTGCTCCGGCGGCCAGGGACCGTCGTCGTCGTTTCTgtcgcggcggcgaggaggaggaggccggtcgtcgcggcggccgcggccgcgacgACGGCCCCTGCTGCGAGCGGGGAGGAGCGGGGGAAGCCATCGTTCGTTGAGGAGATGCGGGCGGTGGCCATGCGGCTGCACAGCAGGGACCAGTCCATGCACGGGGAGAAGGAGGTGCCCCTGGAGCCGCCCGTCGCCACGTGGGACCCCACCGTCGAGGGGTTCCTCCGCTTCCTCGTCGACAACAAACTCGTCTTCGAGACGCTCGAGGCCAtcgtcggccgcgccgccgtcccctgGTGTCAGTGATGCATCCGATAGCTCTCAGCTCTACTCTTTTAATTTCTTCTGTAACTGCTAGCTTGTTTTAGCAGTTTAGTATTTTTAATCAAGATTAGCAAGAAGATCGATGctgccatgcatgcatgctgctTGTTGACAATCATGTCATGATCTACGCCGTCGTCTTCCAGATGCTGAGTTCCGGAACACCGGGCTGGAGAGGTCAGAGGCTCTCGAGAAGGATTTGGAATGGTTCAGGCAGCAGGGTCATACCATTACTGAGCCATCTGCTGCTGGCATTGCATACGCCTCCTTCCTTGAAGAGCTGTCCGAGAAGGAGCCCCCGGCATTTACAACTCACTTCTATAATTTTTACTTTGGCCATTCTGCTGGGGGCGTAATCATCGGCAAAAAGGTGCACCCTTTTTTCTACGAGAAAATTACAAGTTTCAACGTCACATATGAAACCTCTAACATTGGTATTTTTTTTATTACTATGAAACACTCTGAGATTTGGTAGTGATGTAGCTTCTCACAAAGTAGTTTTTCACAATGTTTATGGTGATGTAGCTTTGTTTGATGTCATGTCAAAATACCCAAGCGTGTTTCTTCCATTTCTATGGAAAGTCCACAACCACTAGAGTTTTTCTCGCACCATCACTTCACGTAGAATTCGTGCTAGGAATATACATGAATTACTGTCACTTTCCTTTCTAATCATGAAACCCGATCTGTAAGCCTGTCGTAATTGCATGGTCTGGTTGACAACAGATTGCTGAGAAGATCAATCTCCACAAGGAGCTGGAGTTCTACCAGTGGGAGGGTAATCTGTCGCAACTGCAGCAGAATGTCCGTGACAAGCTTAACCAAGTCGCATGCGTAAGGCCCTTACTGAAACTATGTGCCTTTAATCTCCTCTCCTCGATCTTCTACTGCCGATCTGTTGCCGAGATGACAATCCCGTTTCACGTAATCGCGCTCTGCAGGGTTGGTCTCGGGAGGAGAGGGACAGATGCCTGGATGAGATGGAGAAATCATTTATCTGCTCAGTAGATCTCCGCCGCCACATGTTTACCTGACTATGATCCTTGTATGATGCAACCTAAGCGTTGCCCATTCTATAAATAAACAAATGTCTGCTAGACTCTTATCACTTGGGATACGCCACTTAAAATATTGTGTTTCATGAAGTATCATGGGTGATTGTATCactttctctctctctatatataccTGATACACAGGTAGAAATAGCTACAAATGAGTGTAGAAAGAATTTTTCTACAATAacttttatatatatacatatacatatatatatatatatgtataaaaGGTTGTACATTTCAGTAACTTCTTGTTATGTTATTTCGACAGCTACCACTTATGAAAACGTGCAAGCGTGGACTTGAGCCCATTGTTTTTACATTAATTTCATTTAAAGTGACCCTCTTAGTTCAGTTGTTATACTTACTCTGATTGGAAATATAAGTTGTCCATCTAGCTTTGTCCTAAGTTAGACCGTTTTGCCTTTGACTATGAATATCTAAATTTTATATAGATTGCTAACATCGTATCGGCATTACTAGATTcattaaaaaaatatttttagtatagAACATGATATTAGTTCTTGTT
The genomic region above belongs to Panicum hallii strain FIL2 chromosome 4, PHallii_v3.1, whole genome shotgun sequence and contains:
- the LOC112889740 gene encoding heme oxygenase 1, chloroplastic-like, which translates into the protein MAFPGRLSAFPRQNKRIASLCPCGVPPVLDPSGSMTMAPAWLSVSRALSLDRAPTSCFRPEQPARPVVPAVLRRPGTVVVVSVAAARRRRPVVAAAAAATTAPAASGEERGKPSFVEEMRAVAMRLHSRDQSMHGEKEVPLEPPVATWDPTVEGFLRFLVDNKLVFETLEAIVGRAAVPWYAEFRNTGLERSEALEKDLEWFRQQGHTITEPSAAGIAYASFLEELSEKEPPAFTTHFYNFYFGHSAGGVIIGKKIAEKINLHKELEFYQWEGNLSQLQQNVRDKLNQVACGWSREERDRCLDEMEKSFICSVDLRRHMFT